In Buchnera aphidicola (Macrosiphum gaurae), the following proteins share a genomic window:
- the folD gene encoding bifunctional methylenetetrahydrofolate dehydrogenase/methenyltetrahydrofolate cyclohydrolase FolD, whose product MSAIIIDGNEIAKKIQLNILRKVNKRKKNGKKIPGLAMILVGNNTPSQIYVNKKKIACKNVGFFSKCWNFPEHVHEKEILNLIAQLNENKNIDGILIQLPLPKQINHVKILSSIAPDKDVDGFHPYNTGSLCQRSPKLRACTPKGIITMLKYNKIKTHGLHAVMVGASNIVGRPMSLELLLAGCTTTVTHRFTKNLKNHVKNADLLIVAVGKANFLKGKWIKYGSIVIDVGINRLQNGKIVGDVDFENASLRASYITPVPGGVGPMTVATLLQNTLEACEKYHDC is encoded by the coding sequence ATGTCAGCAATAATTATAGATGGTAATGAAATAGCAAAAAAAATACAATTAAATATTTTAAGAAAAGTTAATAAAAGAAAAAAAAACGGGAAAAAAATACCGGGATTAGCTATGATTTTAGTTGGAAATAATACTCCCTCACAAATCTATGTGAATAAAAAAAAAATTGCATGTAAAAATGTTGGTTTTTTTTCAAAATGTTGGAATTTCCCTGAACATGTCCATGAAAAAGAAATATTAAATCTTATTGCTCAATTAAATGAAAACAAAAATATAGATGGAATTTTAATACAACTACCGCTGCCTAAACAAATAAATCATGTTAAAATTTTAAGCAGCATTGCCCCTGATAAAGATGTAGATGGATTTCACCCATATAATACAGGTTCCTTATGTCAAAGATCTCCAAAATTAAGAGCATGTACGCCTAAAGGCATTATCACAATGCTCAAATATAATAAAATTAAAACTCATGGACTACATGCAGTAATGGTTGGAGCCTCTAATATAGTCGGAAGACCTATGAGTCTAGAGCTATTATTAGCCGGCTGTACAACTACTGTAACACATCGTTTTACTAAAAATTTAAAAAATCATGTAAAAAATGCTGATTTATTAATTGTTGCAGTTGGAAAAGCAAACTTTTTAAAAGGTAAGTGGATTAAGTATGGTTCTATAGTTATAGATGTTGGAATCAATAGGTTACAAAACGGGAAAATAGTAGGTGACGTAGACTTTGAAAATGCTTCTTTAAGAGCATCTTATATAACTCCGGTGCCAGGAGGTGTTGGTCCTATGACGGTTGCAACATTATTACAAAACACATTAGAAGCTTGTGAAAAATATCACGATTGCTAA
- the cysS gene encoding cysteine--tRNA ligase — MLKIFNTLSGKKEIFKSIKKDKINLYVCGVTVYDFCHIGHGRTFVVFDMIVRYLRFSGFQVKYIRNITDIDDKIILKSIQEKTTINSFATYMIKEMHKDFDLLGISRPDEEPRVTHYINDIIEMIRKLITKKHAYINKNGDVIFSIDSYLDYGTLSRQSLILLKSGLRIPINNMKKNPLDFVLWKVSSPEEYSWNSPWGKGRPGWHIECSAITNVFFDNSIDIHGGGSDLLFPHHENERSQSICFNDKSIINFWMHTGMVIINNQKMSKSLGNAHFLRNVLKDCDSEVLRYFFLATHYRHPIYYCEKNLDQAYTSLQYLYTALYNTNPCLNNEEGVNFDFEFCKAMNDDFNTPKVFSIFFEIARKINFFKNKDISKSNKFAFRLKDLANNLGFLLQNPKDFLQKKTTLNSSTLKIIKSLIEKRNIARKLKLWDKADNIREKLMSLDIIVEDLPNETIWRKNKKI; from the coding sequence ATGTTGAAAATTTTTAATACATTGAGTGGAAAAAAAGAAATTTTTAAATCTATTAAAAAAGATAAAATTAATTTATATGTATGTGGTGTTACTGTTTATGATTTTTGTCATATTGGACACGGACGTACTTTTGTAGTTTTTGACATGATAGTTCGCTATTTACGTTTTTCTGGTTTTCAGGTGAAATATATTAGAAATATTACTGATATTGATGATAAAATTATTTTAAAATCAATACAAGAAAAGACTACAATTAATTCTTTTGCTACTTATATGATAAAAGAAATGCACAAAGATTTTGATTTATTAGGAATTTCACGTCCTGATGAAGAACCTCGTGTTACACACTATATTAATGATATTATTGAAATGATTAGAAAATTAATAACAAAGAAACATGCATATATAAATAAAAATGGTGATGTTATTTTTTCTATAGATAGTTATCTTGATTATGGAACTTTATCCCGTCAATCTTTAATATTGTTAAAATCTGGATTGCGTATACCTATAAATAATATGAAAAAAAATCCATTAGACTTTGTACTTTGGAAAGTTTCTTCTCCAGAAGAATATTCTTGGAATTCTCCATGGGGCAAAGGACGTCCTGGTTGGCATATTGAATGTAGTGCTATAACTAATGTCTTTTTTGATAATTCTATAGATATTCATGGAGGTGGTTCTGATCTTCTTTTTCCTCATCATGAAAATGAAAGATCTCAATCTATATGTTTTAATGATAAGTCAATAATAAATTTTTGGATGCATACTGGCATGGTAATCATAAATAATCAAAAAATGTCTAAATCATTAGGAAATGCTCATTTTTTGAGAAATGTTTTAAAAGATTGTGATTCTGAAGTTTTGCGTTATTTTTTTCTTGCGACACATTACCGTCATCCTATTTATTATTGTGAAAAAAACTTAGATCAAGCATATACATCATTACAATATTTATATACAGCTTTATATAATACTAATCCCTGTTTAAATAATGAAGAGGGTGTTAATTTTGATTTTGAATTTTGTAAAGCTATGAACGATGATTTTAACACTCCTAAAGTTTTTTCTATTTTTTTTGAAATAGCACGAAAAATTAATTTTTTTAAAAATAAAGATATATCAAAAAGCAACAAATTTGCTTTTAGATTAAAAGATTTAGCCAACAATTTAGGTTTTTTATTGCAAAATCCAAAAGATTTCTTGCAAAAAAAAACTACATTAAACTCATCTACACTAAAAATAATCAAGTCATTAATAGAAAAAAGAAATATTGCAAGAAAATTGAAATTATGGGATAAAGCAGATAATATACGAGAAAAATTAATGTCTTTAGACATAATAGTAGAAGACTTGCCTAATGAAACAATATGGCGCAAAAATAAAAAAATTTAG
- the ybeD gene encoding DUF493 family protein YbeD: MKTKLREMLQFPCFFTYKIIGLAQPELIDQIIKVIQIQIPGDYTPQVKSSNRGNYLSVSITICAKNFEQIEILYHEISKINIVRMVL, from the coding sequence ATGAAAACTAAATTACGAGAAATGTTACAATTCCCTTGTTTTTTTACTTACAAGATTATTGGTTTAGCACAGCCTGAACTTATTGATCAAATAATAAAAGTTATTCAAATTCAGATTCCTGGAGATTATACACCTCAAGTAAAATCGAGCAACAGAGGAAATTATCTTTCTGTTTCAATTACAATATGTGCTAAAAATTTTGAACAAATTGAAATTTTATATCATGAAATTAGTAAAATTAATATTGTTCGAATGGTTTTATGA
- the cspE gene encoding transcription antiterminator/RNA stability regulator CspE yields the protein MSKIKGNVKWFNESKGFGFITPEDGSKDVFVHFSAIQSNGFKTLAEGQSVEFEITEGAKGPSAANVISL from the coding sequence ATGTCCAAGATTAAAGGTAATGTTAAGTGGTTCAATGAATCTAAAGGTTTTGGTTTTATTACTCCAGAAGATGGGAGTAAAGATGTTTTTGTTCATTTTTCAGCTATACAAAGTAATGGATTTAAAACTTTAGCAGAAGGTCAAAGTGTTGAATTTGAAATCACTGAAGGAGCAAAGGGACCATCTGCCGCTAATGTTATTAGTTTATAA